From a single Pseudophryne corroboree isolate aPseCor3 chromosome 6, aPseCor3.hap2, whole genome shotgun sequence genomic region:
- the LOC134933454 gene encoding protein NDNF-like isoform X1, translating into MSSGSGGDILMTSGGPFSACGEDTGLYARSYLHIMEKLLLILSLTVYSTFQNHVGQAFFPLDSNHITDVRRALPVGHRVDGFLSVDKPLRYYFTVSRSQRTVTVRVTPCESPILWTLSVLPTHDYSEQLVSWKHHQQRGPQQIFSFKGNGEESFSSTVTSGAFYFLDFISLESDTNLEVFVWDHADAPPPWPQLPTDPRVDVLSVEENKVELSWRPSLGPAEAELEYCVFVNRRHNFKTLCATELNSKKEPESHHNIQNTKSKKLLNTNTEKSSNKVYSYPKAYKSLKVPGVVDENDNLWSFKTLPGSQRVCVGTSANATIYGLKPRSLYYIDVFAVNPRDGTSMAYTGTFAETKPKHKSQILKVPNDEMVNIFLKSKGVKIMTIEPSTHGFKWLFVHSCLHKVHIQIMVNGQIEVSQSLQGAHNFKLVGNSKHNFIISLKSSKGGPGLVKLFATSTHTHLPFSNLPPDINMSVSKRSCSSATVSWTGSGQGAKYCVYVRHLEQNLDLRLIQKHQNSCLSTSSRSRAEKVVCRQEGSQPLTEEHITDLKPGKAYLIDLYFIGLHNNTIKFPSHVLKTQDWCT; encoded by the exons AGGACACTGGCCTGTATGCCAGGAGTTACCTGCACATAATGGAGAAGCTGCTTCTGATCCTGTCCCTCACGGTTTACTCAACATTCCAGAACCATGTGGGTCAAGCGTTCTTCCCATTAGACTCTAATCACATTACCGACGTCAGGAGAGCACTTCCTGTGGGACACAGAGTGGATGGGTTCTTATCTGTGGATAAGCCACTCAG ATATTACTTCACTGTGAGCAGAAGTCAGAGGACAGTGACGGTGAGAGTGACGCCCTGCGAGTCTCCCATCCTCTGGACACTTTCTGTTCTGCCCACTCATG ATTATTCCGAACAATTGGTTTCTTGGAAACATCATCAACAAAGGGGACCTCAACAAATATTTTCCTTCAAGGGAAATGGGGAGGAATCGTTCTCTTCAACTGTGACGTCGGGTGCCTTTTATTTTCTTGATTTCATCTCTCTTGAATCTGACACCAACTTAGAGGTCTTTGTCTGGGACCATGCAGACGCACCTCCCCCATGGCCTCAGCTTCCCACTGACCCACGAGTAGATGTCCTTTCTGTGGAGGAAAACAAAGTTGAACTGTCATGGAGACCCAGCTTGGGACCTGCTGAAGCTGAGCTTGAGTACTGCGTTTTTGTAAATCGAAGACATAACTTCAAGACATTGTGTGCCACTGAGTTAAACTCAAAGAAAGAACCAGAGAGTCACCATAACATTCAAAACACCAAGTCAAAGAAACTTCTAAATACAAACACAGAAAAGTCCAGCAACAAGGTTTACTCATACCCAAAAGCCTATAAGAGTTTAAAGGTCCCAGGTGTCGTGGATGAAAATGACAACCTATGGTCTTTTAAAACCTTACCAGGAAGTCAGAGGGTTTGTGTTGGAACTTCAGCTAATGCCACCATCTATGGTCTAAAGCCTAGAAGCCTTTACTACATTGATGTGTTTGCAGTGAACCCTCGGGATGGTACAAGTATGGCATACACAGGAACCTTTGCTGagaccaaaccaaaacacaaatcacaAATACTAAAGGTACCCAATGATGAAATGGTGAACATTTTTCTGAAAAGTAAGGGTGTAAAAATAATGACCATAGAACCATCGACCCATGGATTCAAATGGCTTTTCGTCCATTCTTGCCTCCATAAAGTCCATATTCAGATTATGGTAAATGGACAAATTGAGGTTTCTCAAAGTCTTCAAGGAGCTCACAACTTTAAACTTGTTGGAAACTCAAAACACAACTTTATCATCAGCTTAAAATCAAGTAAAGGAGGTCCAGGTTTAGTGAAACTATTCGCAACCAGTACACACACCCACTTACCATTCTCCAACCTACCCCCTGACATAAACATGTCAGTTTCTAAGAGGTCATGTTCCTCAGCAACAGTCAGTTGGACCGGAAGTGGACAGGGGGCCAAGTACTGTGTTTATGTCAGACACCTGGAACAGAATTTGGACTTGAGGTTGATACAGAAACACCAGAATAGTTGCCTAAGCACCAGTTCCAGGTCACGGGCAGAGAAGGTAGTTTGCAGGCAGGAGGGAAGCCAACCCCTTACAGAAGAGCATATAACAGATCTTAAACCTGGAAAAGCCTATCTCATTGACTTGTACTTCATAGGCCTCCATAACAACACAATAAAGTTCCCTAGTCACGTGTTAAAGACTCAAGATTGGTGCACTTGA
- the LOC134933454 gene encoding protein NDNF-like isoform X2 translates to MEKLLLILSLTVYSTFQNHVGQAFFPLDSNHITDVRRALPVGHRVDGFLSVDKPLRYYFTVSRSQRTVTVRVTPCESPILWTLSVLPTHDYSEQLVSWKHHQQRGPQQIFSFKGNGEESFSSTVTSGAFYFLDFISLESDTNLEVFVWDHADAPPPWPQLPTDPRVDVLSVEENKVELSWRPSLGPAEAELEYCVFVNRRHNFKTLCATELNSKKEPESHHNIQNTKSKKLLNTNTEKSSNKVYSYPKAYKSLKVPGVVDENDNLWSFKTLPGSQRVCVGTSANATIYGLKPRSLYYIDVFAVNPRDGTSMAYTGTFAETKPKHKSQILKVPNDEMVNIFLKSKGVKIMTIEPSTHGFKWLFVHSCLHKVHIQIMVNGQIEVSQSLQGAHNFKLVGNSKHNFIISLKSSKGGPGLVKLFATSTHTHLPFSNLPPDINMSVSKRSCSSATVSWTGSGQGAKYCVYVRHLEQNLDLRLIQKHQNSCLSTSSRSRAEKVVCRQEGSQPLTEEHITDLKPGKAYLIDLYFIGLHNNTIKFPSHVLKTQDWCT, encoded by the exons ATGGAGAAGCTGCTTCTGATCCTGTCCCTCACGGTTTACTCAACATTCCAGAACCATGTGGGTCAAGCGTTCTTCCCATTAGACTCTAATCACATTACCGACGTCAGGAGAGCACTTCCTGTGGGACACAGAGTGGATGGGTTCTTATCTGTGGATAAGCCACTCAG ATATTACTTCACTGTGAGCAGAAGTCAGAGGACAGTGACGGTGAGAGTGACGCCCTGCGAGTCTCCCATCCTCTGGACACTTTCTGTTCTGCCCACTCATG ATTATTCCGAACAATTGGTTTCTTGGAAACATCATCAACAAAGGGGACCTCAACAAATATTTTCCTTCAAGGGAAATGGGGAGGAATCGTTCTCTTCAACTGTGACGTCGGGTGCCTTTTATTTTCTTGATTTCATCTCTCTTGAATCTGACACCAACTTAGAGGTCTTTGTCTGGGACCATGCAGACGCACCTCCCCCATGGCCTCAGCTTCCCACTGACCCACGAGTAGATGTCCTTTCTGTGGAGGAAAACAAAGTTGAACTGTCATGGAGACCCAGCTTGGGACCTGCTGAAGCTGAGCTTGAGTACTGCGTTTTTGTAAATCGAAGACATAACTTCAAGACATTGTGTGCCACTGAGTTAAACTCAAAGAAAGAACCAGAGAGTCACCATAACATTCAAAACACCAAGTCAAAGAAACTTCTAAATACAAACACAGAAAAGTCCAGCAACAAGGTTTACTCATACCCAAAAGCCTATAAGAGTTTAAAGGTCCCAGGTGTCGTGGATGAAAATGACAACCTATGGTCTTTTAAAACCTTACCAGGAAGTCAGAGGGTTTGTGTTGGAACTTCAGCTAATGCCACCATCTATGGTCTAAAGCCTAGAAGCCTTTACTACATTGATGTGTTTGCAGTGAACCCTCGGGATGGTACAAGTATGGCATACACAGGAACCTTTGCTGagaccaaaccaaaacacaaatcacaAATACTAAAGGTACCCAATGATGAAATGGTGAACATTTTTCTGAAAAGTAAGGGTGTAAAAATAATGACCATAGAACCATCGACCCATGGATTCAAATGGCTTTTCGTCCATTCTTGCCTCCATAAAGTCCATATTCAGATTATGGTAAATGGACAAATTGAGGTTTCTCAAAGTCTTCAAGGAGCTCACAACTTTAAACTTGTTGGAAACTCAAAACACAACTTTATCATCAGCTTAAAATCAAGTAAAGGAGGTCCAGGTTTAGTGAAACTATTCGCAACCAGTACACACACCCACTTACCATTCTCCAACCTACCCCCTGACATAAACATGTCAGTTTCTAAGAGGTCATGTTCCTCAGCAACAGTCAGTTGGACCGGAAGTGGACAGGGGGCCAAGTACTGTGTTTATGTCAGACACCTGGAACAGAATTTGGACTTGAGGTTGATACAGAAACACCAGAATAGTTGCCTAAGCACCAGTTCCAGGTCACGGGCAGAGAAGGTAGTTTGCAGGCAGGAGGGAAGCCAACCCCTTACAGAAGAGCATATAACAGATCTTAAACCTGGAAAAGCCTATCTCATTGACTTGTACTTCATAGGCCTCCATAACAACACAATAAAGTTCCCTAGTCACGTGTTAAAGACTCAAGATTGGTGCACTTGA